A genomic stretch from Sporocytophaga myxococcoides includes:
- a CDS encoding MFS transporter, which produces MLEKSFLFKEWVPEWLVKITLFMVLLPGLVLFFLPLTNLNASAGNTGMETYDVYYSVVLFYAGYASFFSLERRFFNFLAAKEYFVIITFIQLLSSYICFMTDKTLVLFIFRFIQGMAFTMTVNLALTLIFMRLHSERARTIGYSIFFGMLVCMIPFNNFATSEIVDSFNFNSLYKCVMYSYLPALGLLLLLMNDVRINVKFPLYKLDWQSFLLYAAFLCLVGYIMVYGQQYYWLEDPVIRGCVGLIFIILTLFIVRQIYAKRPYFNLEIFRYRNFKVGLFLMLIFYICRFAFGITTNYFQFVLKLDPINIGYITLLNIGGIVAGVIIACVFVLAKRPIRLLWIYGFSILLVFHFWMIWLFTPQANESEFFIPLILQGLGVGLIMTPTIIYVVASVPEKYSASAAGICLFMRCFGFYLSIALINYFELLSKGIHYNTFQDHVSKQNPVLIQSVHKINHLLSIHGASVANTARMSNKMLVNTLNVQTQIRFAIDYYELICIMLVFTVILVALFPYINRTIMALTKNQPSPF; this is translated from the coding sequence ATGCTGGAGAAAAGTTTCTTGTTTAAAGAGTGGGTGCCAGAATGGTTGGTTAAGATTACTCTGTTTATGGTCCTTCTGCCCGGCCTTGTTCTTTTCTTTCTTCCTCTGACTAATTTAAATGCTTCTGCAGGTAATACAGGCATGGAGACTTATGATGTATATTATTCAGTGGTCCTGTTCTATGCAGGTTATGCCAGTTTCTTTTCACTTGAAAGGAGATTCTTCAACTTTCTTGCTGCAAAGGAATATTTTGTAATTATTACATTTATTCAACTCCTAAGCTCATACATCTGTTTTATGACAGACAAGACTCTGGTACTGTTTATATTCAGATTTATTCAGGGAATGGCATTTACTATGACTGTCAATCTTGCTCTGACTTTAATTTTTATGCGGCTTCATTCTGAAAGGGCAAGGACAATTGGGTATTCTATATTTTTTGGTATGCTGGTTTGCATGATACCATTTAATAATTTTGCTACCTCAGAAATTGTAGACTCGTTTAATTTTAACTCACTCTATAAATGTGTGATGTATTCTTATCTTCCGGCACTTGGGCTCCTTTTGTTGCTGATGAACGATGTCAGAATCAACGTAAAATTTCCATTGTACAAACTGGATTGGCAGAGTTTTTTATTATATGCAGCTTTTCTGTGCCTGGTTGGATATATAATGGTTTATGGTCAACAATACTATTGGTTGGAAGATCCAGTAATCCGGGGATGTGTTGGCCTGATATTTATCATACTGACTTTATTCATAGTAAGACAGATTTATGCGAAAAGACCCTATTTTAATCTGGAGATCTTTCGTTATAGGAATTTTAAGGTTGGTCTCTTTCTTATGCTGATATTTTATATTTGTCGTTTTGCCTTCGGTATAACTACTAATTATTTTCAGTTTGTTTTAAAGTTAGATCCTATAAATATCGGATATATCACTTTGCTGAATATAGGGGGAATAGTTGCTGGAGTAATCATCGCCTGTGTGTTTGTTCTTGCAAAGCGCCCCATCAGACTTCTATGGATTTATGGTTTTTCAATATTACTTGTCTTTCATTTTTGGATGATTTGGCTGTTTACTCCTCAGGCAAATGAAAGCGAGTTTTTCATTCCCCTGATCCTTCAAGGATTAGGGGTTGGTTTGATTATGACACCCACTATTATATATGTTGTAGCATCTGTTCCTGAGAAATACAGTGCCTCTGCTGCTGGAATTTGTTTGTTTATGAGGTGTTTTGGGTTTTATTTAAGTATCGCCCTGATTAATTATTTTGAATTGCTTTCTAAAGGTATTCACTACAATACCTTCCAGGATCATGTTTCAAAACAAAATCCAGTCCTAATTCAGTCTGTCCATAAAATTAATCACTTGTTATCTATTCATGGAGCTTCTGTTGCAAATACCGCCAGGATGAGTAATAAAATGCTTGTAAATACTTTAAATGTTCAGACGCAGATAAGGTTTGCAATTGATTATTATGAATTGATATGCATTATGCTTGTTTTTACTGTTATACTTGTTGCGCTCTTTCCATATATCAACAGAACTATTATGGCTCTTACAAAGAATCAGCCATCCCCATTTTAA
- a CDS encoding HlyD family secretion protein — protein sequence MKKASQYTLTDQLITRITAWIAGGIGVVLFIWGVITFWDLYKNETTNDAQVQEYINPIISRSGGFIVEVKFDENQPVKKGDTLLLIDDREYKIQQAQTEAALMNAQAQLKVLEVKIVTLKRSSQVKFARIAIADAELWKKELDFVRYKKLLATESATQQHLETVEAAYNVAKAERLSVGEDYEASVSQVEDAIAQKDVIKAEIKRLEALLERHKLDVSYTVITASYDGVMGRRTIEKGQMIEVGEILGYIVNRETDKWVVANYKETQIKSMDIGDTAEFTADAFPDKIFKGIIISLSPSTGSSFSLLPPDNSTGNYVKIVQRIPVRIRVTGSVKDVSLLKAGMNVNVSVRKK from the coding sequence ATGAAAAAGGCAAGTCAATATACGTTAACGGATCAGTTGATCACCAGGATTACTGCATGGATAGCTGGTGGAATTGGAGTTGTTTTATTTATCTGGGGGGTAATAACCTTTTGGGATCTCTATAAAAATGAAACAACTAATGATGCACAGGTGCAGGAATATATCAATCCTATTATTTCTCGTTCAGGAGGTTTTATTGTAGAAGTGAAGTTTGATGAAAATCAGCCTGTGAAAAAAGGAGATACATTATTGCTTATTGACGACAGGGAATATAAAATACAACAAGCCCAGACAGAAGCCGCTTTAATGAATGCACAGGCACAGTTAAAGGTATTAGAAGTAAAAATAGTAACTCTGAAAAGGAGCTCTCAGGTTAAGTTTGCAAGGATAGCAATAGCAGATGCTGAACTATGGAAAAAGGAACTGGATTTTGTAAGATATAAGAAGCTACTGGCAACTGAGTCTGCCACACAGCAACATTTGGAAACTGTTGAAGCTGCATATAATGTGGCTAAGGCCGAAAGGCTTTCAGTCGGAGAGGACTACGAAGCTTCGGTTTCACAGGTTGAAGATGCAATTGCTCAAAAAGATGTAATAAAGGCAGAAATAAAGAGGTTGGAAGCCTTGTTAGAAAGGCATAAGCTTGATGTTTCCTATACGGTTATTACAGCATCTTATGATGGTGTAATGGGAAGAAGAACAATAGAAAAGGGACAGATGATTGAAGTGGGAGAGATTCTTGGTTATATAGTTAACAGGGAGACAGATAAATGGGTAGTGGCAAATTATAAAGAAACTCAGATTAAATCTATGGACATAGGGGATACAGCAGAGTTCACAGCAGATGCTTTTCCTGATAAGATTTTTAAAGGGATAATAATTTCTTTATCACCTTCAACAGGTTCCAGCTTTTCTTTACTTCCACCTGATAATTCCACTGGTAACTATGTGAAAATTGTTCAACGTATTCCTGTTCGTATTCGTGTAACGGGATCAGTAAAAGATGTCAGCCTGCTTAAGGCTGGAATGAACGTTAATGTTTCGGTACGCAAAAAATAA
- a CDS encoding TolC family protein gives MFSCLRNTSILSILILISISIPVFSQDSLNMPIPLYMDNIWQKALENSKKIELSYFEESIGKEEIREVQYERLPEIQFSGHIEHATNLAVYTHGLLNKPEQHEVIHTLYRLGTDFYLNIYDGNKLNLSVDKRKLLYEIAMEQRKYTVSDIKLQASVYYLNLMRNLIFKDLMIKDIENQEKQLAEIKELYSNGVVLKSDALRVELKLSNQKLMLVQIENNIAIANQKLNILIGLADTVAVLPKEIINPELISLKSYESYLEEAMSKSFIYHISEKKEKISHIQLQYTKAAVRPRFGLYGDFWLANPQIFLFPYSPSNYTLGVIGFKASLPVSELYINRPKTKLAHLNLKKEELEHHDTEDKIRKDVYEAFLRFRESLVRINVAKANIDQAAENARIVRNNFFNQAALITDLLDADIQALQTQFEYASSRMDAQIQYYKLQNILGNL, from the coding sequence ATGTTTAGCTGTCTTAGAAACACAAGTATATTAAGTATTCTTATTTTAATTTCCATTTCCATTCCGGTTTTTTCTCAAGATTCTCTTAACATGCCCATTCCTCTTTACATGGACAATATATGGCAGAAAGCTCTTGAAAATAGCAAAAAGATAGAATTGTCATATTTTGAAGAGTCAATTGGAAAAGAAGAAATCAGGGAAGTACAATATGAAAGACTTCCGGAAATACAATTCAGTGGACATATCGAACATGCTACGAACCTTGCTGTGTATACCCATGGCCTTTTAAATAAACCTGAACAACATGAGGTCATTCATACTTTGTACAGATTAGGGACTGATTTTTATCTTAATATATATGATGGAAATAAGTTAAATCTCTCCGTCGATAAAAGGAAACTTTTATATGAAATAGCTATGGAACAAAGAAAATATACTGTTTCTGATATCAAGCTGCAGGCATCGGTTTATTATTTGAATTTAATGCGGAATCTGATTTTTAAAGATCTTATGATAAAGGACATTGAAAATCAAGAGAAGCAACTCGCAGAGATCAAAGAATTATATAGCAATGGGGTGGTGCTGAAGAGTGATGCATTAAGGGTAGAGTTAAAACTGTCCAATCAGAAACTGATGCTGGTGCAGATTGAAAATAATATTGCGATAGCCAATCAAAAGTTAAATATACTTATTGGTCTTGCTGATACTGTTGCTGTGTTGCCAAAGGAGATTATCAATCCTGAGCTAATTTCATTAAAATCTTATGAATCTTACCTGGAAGAGGCAATGTCTAAGTCTTTCATATATCATATATCCGAGAAGAAAGAAAAGATCAGTCATATTCAGCTTCAATACACGAAAGCAGCGGTAAGACCAAGGTTTGGCCTATACGGAGATTTCTGGCTTGCAAATCCACAGATATTTCTTTTTCCATATTCTCCCAGCAACTATACGCTAGGTGTGATAGGATTCAAAGCTAGTCTTCCAGTCTCAGAATTGTATATCAATAGACCCAAAACAAAACTTGCTCATTTGAATCTGAAGAAAGAGGAATTAGAACACCATGATACAGAAGACAAGATAAGGAAGGATGTCTATGAAGCCTTTCTTAGATTCAGGGAATCACTTGTACGGATTAATGTTGCCAAGGCTAATATTGATCAGGCCGCTGAAAATGCAAGAATAGTAAGAAATAACTTCTTTAATCAGGCTGCTTTAATAACTGATCTGCTGGATGCGGATATTCAGGCTTTGCAGACACAGTTTGAATATGCTTCTTCCAGAATGGATGCACAAATCCAATATTATAAGCTTCAAAATATATTAGGTAATCTTTAA
- a CDS encoding AraC family transcriptional regulator, with translation MSLIASLPDIDKRPESVFVMHERSEKYIPNHKHTKGQLSYVEGGIAYLDIGNQRYVIPARHYFWIPTGLSHVLKIGHSGTVLRSLFFYTHDDNTSPFYSQMGIYPINDLLMQMIKYSEPWDGHILPGDNRFLFLSAIKNILPEISSKKIPFALPFTEHERMLPILRYLEKNIGDTHSLESISHRFGMSERSLSRLFQQTLNMSFLQYLKLLRMVRSIELMLQTNLSLSEIAYTVGYQSLASFSSTFLKLTNYRPSDFKKEK, from the coding sequence ATGAGTCTGATTGCAAGTTTACCTGATATTGACAAGCGTCCTGAGTCAGTATTTGTTATGCATGAACGATCTGAAAAATATATTCCTAACCATAAACATACGAAGGGACAGCTTTCTTATGTAGAAGGTGGAATTGCTTATCTTGATATAGGCAATCAAAGATACGTCATACCTGCGAGACATTATTTCTGGATTCCAACAGGACTATCACATGTATTAAAAATTGGGCATTCCGGAACAGTTCTCAGATCATTATTTTTTTATACTCATGATGATAATACCTCTCCATTTTATTCACAGATGGGAATTTACCCCATTAATGATCTTTTGATGCAGATGATAAAATACTCTGAGCCATGGGACGGACATATTTTACCTGGTGATAACAGATTTTTATTTCTTTCAGCTATAAAAAATATTTTACCAGAAATCAGCTCAAAAAAAATCCCATTCGCTCTACCTTTTACGGAACATGAAAGAATGCTTCCTATACTAAGATACCTGGAAAAAAACATTGGTGATACACACTCTCTTGAAAGCATCAGCCATAGATTTGGGATGAGTGAAAGATCATTATCAAGACTTTTTCAGCAAACACTGAACATGTCATTTCTTCAATACTTAAAACTACTTCGAATGGTAAGATCAATTGAATTAATGCTTCAAACCAATCTATCTCTCAGTGAAATTGCTTACACAGTCGGATATCAAAGCCTTGCATCTTTCAGCAGCACTTTCTTAAAACTTACTAATTACAGACCTTCTGATTTTAAGAAAGAAAAGTAA
- a CDS encoding hemerythrin domain-containing protein produces MGNQIFECSQVMDFLKNEHHVIFELCYRIRVGLYQKVQTKRIKIYADLFYHEYLKPHFELEEQYIFSVFEKDNLLVKRAVSEHRKLKRLFENGDNIEGSLSLIEEVLEKHLRFEEHVLFTSLMEKTESKKILFIMPELNETLIEWPDKFWVN; encoded by the coding sequence ATGGGAAATCAAATTTTTGAATGTAGTCAGGTTATGGATTTTTTGAAAAATGAACATCATGTTATTTTTGAGTTGTGTTACAGAATAAGGGTTGGCCTATATCAAAAGGTACAAACAAAGAGAATAAAGATTTATGCAGACTTGTTTTACCACGAATATCTAAAACCACATTTTGAGCTGGAAGAACAATATATTTTTTCTGTTTTTGAAAAGGATAATCTTTTGGTAAAAAGAGCAGTATCGGAGCATAGAAAATTAAAGAGATTATTTGAAAACGGTGATAATATAGAAGGATCGCTCAGTCTTATCGAAGAGGTATTGGAAAAACATCTTCGATTTGAAGAGCACGTATTATTTACCAGTTTAATGGAAAAAACAGAGAGTAAAAAAATCTTATTTATTATGCCTGAACTTAATGAAACTTTAATTGAATGGCCTGATAAGTTCTGGGTAAATTGA
- a CDS encoding RrF2 family transcriptional regulator, producing MKLNQFTDYGLRILMYISRKPSNMPATTITELSERFGISRNHVAKVVQFLSNNKIIDAQRGRGGGLYLSDKPEMYKIGDLIRLLEMEEELVGCETPPCILADSCGFKSVLKSALYAFYDYLNQYTLKDISKPKVTRALDSLIKG from the coding sequence ATGAAACTGAATCAATTTACTGATTATGGATTACGGATTTTGATGTATATCTCACGAAAGCCGTCAAACATGCCTGCTACAACTATTACTGAATTGTCTGAAAGGTTTGGAATATCCAGAAATCACGTGGCAAAAGTGGTTCAGTTTCTTTCCAATAATAAAATTATTGATGCGCAGAGAGGAAGAGGGGGCGGATTGTATTTGTCAGATAAACCTGAAATGTATAAGATAGGTGATCTTATCCGTTTACTTGAAATGGAGGAGGAACTAGTCGGATGTGAAACCCCTCCCTGTATACTTGCTGATAGCTGTGGTTTTAAATCAGTTCTGAAAAGCGCATTATATGCCTTCTATGATTACCTTAATCAATATACATTAAAAGATATCAGCAAACCAAAGGTTACCAGAGCTCTTGATAGTCTGATAAAAGGTTAA
- the hmpA gene encoding NO-inducible flavohemoprotein, producing MLTKTEIDLIKGTVPILREHGLLLTKHFYQRMFRLNPELKNLFNMGNQKNETQQTALANSVLAYAENIENPGVLLPVLQHIGEKHTSLMITAEQYSIVGENLLASIQEVLGEGASDELIAAWGKAYTILADIMINLEKSIYIEKSSLSGSWSGWRKFVIKKKVQESEEITSFYLYPEDGKDVSLHKPGQYLSIRVFVKELGIFQPRQYSISSAPGNKYYRISVKKEVGQGVAKEDGIISNYLHNSLGEGDIVEATPPAGEFVLNLENKGPVVLISGGIGQTPFMSMLEYLAGESERREVKWIHGCRSANVHAFKNEVSDLNKKFDWLEHIVFYDDCSGSEENVKKGRVELSEVKETILLPDADYYICGPKLFLEKAIKDLAALGVDREHVFFEEFGPQTLNLN from the coding sequence ATGTTAACAAAAACAGAAATTGACTTAATAAAAGGTACTGTTCCTATATTAAGGGAGCATGGCCTGTTGCTGACCAAGCATTTTTATCAGAGAATGTTTAGGTTAAATCCTGAGTTAAAAAATCTCTTTAATATGGGAAATCAGAAAAATGAAACTCAGCAAACTGCACTTGCAAATTCTGTACTTGCTTATGCTGAGAATATAGAAAACCCTGGAGTTTTGTTACCTGTGTTACAACATATAGGAGAGAAACATACAAGTTTGATGATTACTGCAGAACAGTATTCAATAGTAGGAGAGAATTTATTAGCTTCAATACAAGAAGTACTTGGCGAAGGAGCTTCAGATGAACTCATTGCTGCATGGGGAAAAGCTTATACAATCCTAGCAGACATAATGATTAATCTTGAAAAATCGATTTATATTGAAAAAAGCAGTTTATCAGGAAGTTGGAGCGGATGGAGGAAATTTGTCATAAAGAAGAAAGTGCAGGAATCTGAGGAGATTACTTCATTTTACTTATATCCGGAGGATGGAAAGGATGTTTCATTACATAAGCCTGGACAATATCTAAGCATCAGAGTTTTTGTAAAAGAGCTAGGTATATTTCAGCCAAGGCAATATAGTATTTCATCAGCTCCTGGAAATAAATATTACAGAATTTCGGTTAAAAAAGAAGTTGGACAGGGGGTAGCAAAAGAAGATGGAATAATTTCTAATTATCTTCACAACTCATTGGGTGAAGGGGACATTGTTGAAGCTACACCTCCAGCCGGCGAATTTGTGTTAAATCTAGAAAATAAGGGTCCGGTTGTCCTTATCAGCGGAGGTATAGGTCAGACACCATTTATGTCCATGTTGGAATACCTTGCTGGTGAATCTGAGAGGCGTGAAGTAAAATGGATTCACGGTTGTCGATCAGCAAACGTTCATGCATTTAAGAATGAGGTCAGTGACTTGAATAAAAAGTTTGACTGGCTTGAGCATATTGTATTTTATGATGATTGTTCCGGTTCGGAGGAAAATGTTAAAAAGGGAAGAGTAGAACTGTCTGAAGTAAAGGAAACAATATTATTACCCGATGCGGATTATTATATTTGTGGTCCCAAATTATTTCTGGAAAAGGCAATAAAGGATCTTGCAGCATTGGGGGTCGATAGAGAACATGTCTTTTTTGAAGAGTTTGGTCCTCAGACATTGAATTTGAATTAG